The Solibacillus sp. FSL R7-0668 genome includes the window CATGACATTGTTTGATGATAAAATTCAAGGATTGTTACAGCAATCTGCATTACAATACATAATTTATAAAGAGAATGAAGACACAGAGCGAATTGAAAAACTTAATCTTTTCGCGCGTAAATTATTACAAAAAGAATTTGTAATCGGCTTTGCGGGGCACTTCTCTGCGGGTAAATCAAGTATGATCAATGCGCTATCAGGTGAAAATATTTTAGCGACAAGCCCAATTCCAACAAGTGCCAACATCGTAAAAGTGCATAAATCGGATGAGGATTTTGCGATTCTTTATTTACACAATGAAAAGCCAGTCAAATTCGAAGCTGGCTATGATATTAAACAAGTAAAAGAGCTTAGTAAAAATGGGGAGCTTGTTTCGCAAATCGAAATCGGCCATAGCACATCAAGCTTACCAGAGGGTGTAACGGTAATGGATACACCGGGTGTTGACTCAACAGATGATGCGCACGCGATGAGTACAGAATCAGCGCTGCATATTGCGGATATGGTGTTCTATACAATGGACTACAACCATGTTCAATCCGAGCTAAACTTCCAATTTACGAAGCAATTGATGAAATACAATCCGAACGTCTATTTAATCGTAAACCAAATTGACAAGCATCGGGATACAGAGCTAACGTTTGATGATTTCAAGCAATCGGTGCACAATTCATTCGCTGCTTGGGGTGTGTATCCAAAAGATATTTTCTTCACATCTTTACGTGAAAAAGAATTGCCAAATAATGATTTTAATCAAGTGAAGAAAATCGTGATGGATTCCATGAATGATTGGCAGGAGCAATTAATTTTAACGGCAGAAAACACGCTGACAAAATTACAGCATGAGCACGAAGCCTATTTAGAAGAAGAAAAGCAAGACCGTTTCACAACCTATGCCGAAGTGGTGTCAGAGGATGATTGGCAGCACCGTGATGATATTTTAGAACAATTCGATAAACTAACGCGTCAAACTGAATTATTCTCGTTTGATGTATTTGACAAGCAATTCGATGAAAATCGAAAAGAGCTGCTTGCAAACGCTGCCATTATGCCGGCAGATGTACGTGAAAAGCTTCGCGAATATTTAGAAAGTCAGCAAGAGGACTTTAAAGTGGGAGGGTTGTTCACAGCGAAAAAGAAAACAGCAGAAGCAAAGGTGCAGCGCCAAGAAGATGCGTATGCAGCATTTAACCATGTCGTACAATCGCAAATTACGGGTCATATGAAGGCATTAATGAAAAATGCATTAAAAGATGTAGGTGCCCTAAATGATGAACGTGCAGCAGCCATTGATGCAAAGGAATTTAACTTCCCATTCTCCATTATTGAAGAGCAAGTCCAAAAAAGCGCGGTCATTACAGGGGATGCGGTACTGAACTTTGCGAACCGTGTGTCTGAAGCGGTAAAACGTTATTTTATTCAAATGACAGATGCTTGGAAGATTGAGCAACAGTCGACGCTAGAGCAAGTGGCAATCGAAGCAGCCGCGCCAGTTAAATTAAAAATAAATGCCATGACCGAAAAAGTGGAGGCATTAAACCAAATTATTAAAATTGAAAAGTTCCAGGCGTTTAGCAATACACTAATGAAGCAAGTGTCAAATGAAATTCGCGCGGAATCTAAAGTTCATTTAGAAAAATGGACGCGTGAGCATGAGCAGGCATTAAAGGATATCCGCCCGTTTGATGAATCGATGTTACAAGCAAAAGAAGCGACAGAAGAAATCGTGGAACAACAGCAGCTAGAAAAAATCGGTTCAGGCTTAAATATTGATCAAGTGACTGCGCGTGCGTTAAAGACCGCACATATTTTATCGGATGTACAAGGATTTAAGGAAGTAGCGAACTTCTTGACGAAAAAGGTCGAACGTCTGCAAAAGCGTGACTTCACGATTGCCTTATTTGGTGCGTTCTCTGCTGGTAAATCCAGCTTTTCAAATGCGTTAATGGGGGACAGAGTATTACCCGTATCACCAAACCCAACTACAGCAGCGATTAATAAAATCCGCCCAGTTACGCCAGAGCATCCTCATGAAACAGCGGATGTACATTTGAAAACAGAAGCACAATTATTGGAGGATATTCAAGGCTCGTATGCAGCAATTGGCTTAACGGTCAGCTCATTACAAGAGGCATATGATCGTGCGGCGGAAGGATTAGCCGTGCAATTATCGGATGAGCGTTTAAATGTCCATAAATCATTTATTCGCGCCTATTCGGAAGGCTTTGAATCCTTCTTACCAAAATTAGGTACGACATTACGTGTCAACCGACATGATTTTGAAAAGTATGTCGCGCAGGAAAATCGTTCATGCTTCGTTGATAATATTGATTTCTATTTTGATTCACCACTTACGCGTATGGGGGTTACATTAGTCGATACGCCAGGTGCAGACTCAATTAACGCACGCCATACAGGGGTTGCATTTGATTATATTCGTAATGCCGATGCGATTTTATTCATTACGTATTACAATCATGCCTTCGCAAAAGCGGACCGTGAATTCTTAATTCAATTAGGTCGTGTTAAGGATGCATTTGAATTAGATAAAATGTTCTTCATCGTCAATGCGATTGACTTAGCATCAACAATGGAGGAAGAGGAAGAAGTAAAGGGCTACGTTCGTACAGAGCTACAACGCTTCGGAATCCGCTTCCCAAGACTTTACGGCGTATCCAGCTTACTGGCATTAAAAGAAAAGCAAGAACAAAAAGAGCATGATTCGGGTATGGCACCGTTTGAAGATGCGTTCCATCACTTCTTAAATGATGAGCTGATGGGCATTGCGGTACAAGCTCTACAAGAGGAAATCGAGAAAACCGAGGACCGTCTGCATGATTTAATCACACAAACGGAAGAAAACTTAAAGCGTAAAGATGAGCGCTTAGGTGAACTGGCACACTTAGAGCAGCATGTGCGTGGCAAGTACCAAACAACACAAACGTCCATGGTAGAAAGCGAATCAAAGCAAGAGCTAGATGAGTTACTGTACTATGTATTGCAGCGTGTGTACTATCGTTACCCAGATTTCTTCCGCGAAAGCTATAACCCGTCGACATTTGCACAAATGCCGGTACAGCAAGCATTAGAAACTGCATTAAAAGAAGTACTGCAAGCATTAAGCTTTGACTTTGCGCAGGAGTTACGTGTAACGAACTTCCGTTTAGCACAATTTGTTGATAAGAAAATGAAGGAACGCTACAAAGATGAGGCACGTGATTTAAAGGAATTAAATCCAAGCTTTGGCTTTATGGCCTATGAAACAAGCGAGCCAGAAATTTTAGATTACACAGGTCCATTTAATGATCCAACTCCATATGCAGGGGTAAAATCAAACTTCAAAAACGTTAAGGCGTTTTTCGAGAAAAACGAAAAAGAACTTTTACGTGATGCGTTAGAGCAATTAACAAAGCCAGATGCACAAAACTATTTGGATACAGAAAAGGTCAAATTAATCGAATGGGCGAATCGTTTCATTGCAATCGAAGCAGAAGGGTTACGTCAACATATGCTAGAACAAGCCGTCGAGCAAATTGAGACAGAGCGCTTGTTATTACAAGAAGAAAGCCGTTTAGCAGTTTGGAAAGATATCTACGCACAATTAAAAGCGTAAGGGGGAAACGACATGCAAACAACGATTTTTGTATCAGCCAATAAAATGGAACGTAACGGACGAATCATTGATGCCCGTTACGATTTAACAAATGAGCAATTAGGCAAGCAACTATATGAGGAAGGGCATATTGAAGGGGCCATCTTTTGGGATTTAAATGATGATCTTTCTGATATGACACGTAATGAAGGACGCCATCCACTTCCAAGTAAGGAGCAGCTGCAACAGCTTTTCGAACGAAGTGGTTTACATGTCAATGATGCCATTTATATTTATGACCAAGGTGCATCGCCATTTGCTACGCGTGCCTGGTGGATTTTACATTATGCAGGCTTTCAACACGCGTATATTGTCAACGGGGGCTATCAAGCGATGAAGGCTGCAGGTTTTGCCATATCGGAGGAAGTTCCTACATTTGCTCCGACAACGTTGAATTTACAATGGAATGATGAAATTTTATTAAAACGCTCGGATATTGTGCGTGTAGTAGACGAGAAAGCAAACGTAACATTACTCGATGCGCGTGCCAATGTGCGTTACCGTGGGGAAGAAGAGCCAATGGATGCCGTTGCTGGCCATATTCCAACTGCGAAAAATTATGATTGGGAACAGCTCCGAGAAGGTGCCAATTTAGTTATTACCTCCTCGTTATTAGAAAAAGTAAAAAAAGACGAGGAGATTATTGTGTACTGTGGTTCAGGTGTAACCGCAACACCTGTTTATTCGATTTTAAAACAGGCTGGCTATGAGCAGGTAAAGATTTATATGGCTGGCTATAGCGATTGGGTAAAACACGAACCAATCGAAATTGGTGAAAACCTTTAACTGAATTCAGCTAAATAACATGATTTTTCCGACAAATGGGAAAATCATGTTTTTTAATCTTAAAAAATGAGCGTTCATTCATAAATTATGCTACAGTAAAATTACAAAAATTAGCGAATGAGGGAGTGAATTATTGTGTTATTGAAGAAAAAAACGGAACAGCTGACACAGTCGGGCGTGAATATGGTCAATGGCATTGTCACATTTCAGGCAATCAAGCTGAATGTGCATTGCTTTGAGGTGGACGGCGTGTTAATCGATACAGGTTCGGCTTCACTCTTAAAGGAATTTAAGCCGTTCTTCTCGCAGCTTGATATTGATCAAACGGTATTGACACATTTTCATGAAGATCATTCGGGTGGGGCGCACTATGTGCAAACAAAATTAAATGTACCTATTTATATGAGTGATGTTCGTCGGCAAGAGTGTACATATAAAGCGAAGTACCCTTTATACCGCAAGCTATTTTGGGGGAGTCGTGAGCCGTTCGAAGCAAATGTGATTGGCGAACGCTTTTCCTCGCGCACAGCAAATTGGCAGGTCATTCAAACACCGGGGCATTCCAATGATCATTTAGTGTTTTTAAATGAACAAACCGGCCAGCTCTTTTCGGGTGATTTATTTGTAACACCAAAAACAAAGGTCGTAATGCGTGACGAAAGCATACCACAAATCATCTCGTCAATAGAGCGGGTGCTTACTTATGATTTTGAAGAAGTATTTTGCAATCATGCAGGCTATGTAAAGGATGGTAAAAGAAAGCTACGTATGAAGCTAGATTATTTACAAGAGCTGAGCGGTAAAATTAAGCATATGAATGACGAAGGGCTATCTGTAAAGGAAATCACTGGGCAACTATTCGAGAGAAAATACCCAATTAGTAAGTTTTCTTTAGGTGAATGGGATTCCACGCATATTGTGTCCTCAATACTACGTAAAGGCTAGAAAATGGAGAGAATTTCTTTGGAAGGTAAAGGAAATTCTCTTTTTTTGATTTTTATTATAACGTAATATAACCTTTACAATTCCTTTACAATTGAGAAGGATATGAACTGGATATATTCGTAATGGCGACTTTTTATTTCGAAATAAATATCGAATTTGTCGAATTTCGGCATAAAATCGGTGCTTTTTAATAGGATTCAGAATATTTTGATAGAAAATGATAATTTCAATAGGGAAAGTAGTGTGATTTTCATCGTATGTTTTGTAAAGGTTTTGTTAAGAACAAATAGAAGTATTGAAGAAATTGAAAAGTAGATGTTATGATAACGTAGGTTTTGATTTACAAACTTAATTTTAGGAGGATTTACACCCGTGTTTAATTCAAAAAAACCAGATCCATTTTTCGAAGGATTATTAAATATTGCTAAAAATGTACAGCAAGGTGCCAACTTCGCAAAAGAATGTACCATCTCAAATATTGCAGACTTAAAGCAAATTCAAATTAAAATGAAATCTTACGAAACAGCGGGTGACAAATTAATTCACGAATTAATCGTCAAATTAAATGATTCGTTCATGACACCAATCGAGCGTGAAGACATTTTAGCGCTAGCCATTAAATTAGACGATATTTTAGATGGCATTGAAAACACAATTGCGCATTTTGAAATGTATGCTTTTACAGATTTAAACCAGCATATGCATAATTTCTTAGACTACATTGCAAAATCTTCAGATGAAGCAGTGAAGGCCATGGAATTATTAAACAAAAAGGATTTAATCGGCATGCGTCAACATGCGATTTTAATAAAGGATTATGAACGTCAATGTGATGAAATTTTCCGTGAATCCATTACAGAGCTATTCCAAGTGGAAAAAGATCCAATCCGTTTAATTATTTTTAAGGATTTATATGAACAGTTAGAAGAAATTGCAGATTACTGCCAAAATGTAGCAAATACAATTGAATCGATCATTATGCGAAACGCGTAAAGAAAAGGAGTAAACTATGGATACGTTATTAATTATTACCGTCCTTGTCGTCATCTTTGCGCTCGCATTCGATTTTATTAACGGCTTTCATGACACAGCAAATGCGATTGCCACTTCTGTATCAACGCGTGCGCTAAAGCCGCGTGTGGCAATTCTAATGGCAGCGACGATGAACTTTATCGGTGCGATGACATTCGTAGGTGTAGCAAAAGCGGTAGCATCAGGCATTGTTGATCCATTCTCGCTAAACGCATTTGAAGGGGATGTCACAGGTTCGGTTGTTATTTTAGCAGCACTGAGCTCTGCCATTACTTGGAACTTATTAACATGGTATTTCGGAATTCCATCGAGTTCTTCGCATACGTTAATTGGTTCAATTGCGGGTGCGGCAGTGGCATCAGCAGGCTTTGGTATTTTAAACTATGAAGGCTTCATAAAGATTTTACAGGCATTAATTATTTCGCCTATTCTTGCATTAGGTCTTGGTTTCATCGTGATGAAGATTTTCAAATTCATCTTCCAACGTTCACCATTATATACAACAACAAAAGCCTTCCGATTAACACAAATCGGTACAGCGGCATTGCAATCCTTCACACATGGTACGAATGATGCGCAAAAGGCGATGGGTATTATTACAATGGCATTAATCGCTGCGAATTGGCAATCAACAGATGAAGTACAAGATTGGGTACGCTTTGCCTGTGCATTAGCAATGGGTCTTGGTACATCAGTAGGTGGCTACAAAATCATCAAAACAGTTGGCGGCAAAATTATGAAAATCCGTCCTGTTAACGGGGTAGCAGCTGACTTAACGTCTGCATCAATTATTTTTGGTGCAACAGTAATCGCGTTACCGGTATCGACAACACATGTCATTTCTTCGGCTATTATGGGTGTAGGTGCTGCACAGCGTGTAAAAGGTGTAAAATGGGGGATGGCACGTAAGATTGTCATTACGTGGTTTATCACATTACCAATTTCAGCTGTAATGGCAGGGGCATTTTACTTCGTATACAGCATGATTTTCTAAAATAAAGCGGTACGGCTCCTAATTAAAATATATGAAATAGAGCATGAACGAGTCTATCAAATCAACAAAGATTTGATAGGCTATTTTTATTGCTTTTTTCATCTAAATGATGCTGTGCGGACCAATTTAATCCAATTATTAATGGGATTTTTGAGGGGTAATGTTCTTAAATTAAAATTAAATATTTTCATTTGCTAAAATGAGTTTAGTATGAAAATTATTTTTCTACGTATATTAAGTGTGAATAATATGATAATTAAGATATTATATAAATGAGATAGCTTATATTGTGTATTTACGCATATCAAAAGCATACTAGGAGGTTGATGGATATGAGGCAATCAAGTTATTTGATGTGCACTAATGTTCAAACTCATGCAAAGCTTATTATTAGGAAAGCGATACTTTGCATGGGGTAAAAAAAATCAAACAAATCGCTAGAGCATTTTCTAATAGTATGGCTTTGCACCTTATTTATTTTTATATGAAAATAGGGGAGCTAGCATAATGAACTATGTAAATGCAAATCAAATTTTACCTGAGCATTTATTAAATGAAATCCAAAAATATGTACAAGGTG containing:
- a CDS encoding dynamin family protein, which gives rise to MTLFDDKIQGLLQQSALQYIIYKENEDTERIEKLNLFARKLLQKEFVIGFAGHFSAGKSSMINALSGENILATSPIPTSANIVKVHKSDEDFAILYLHNEKPVKFEAGYDIKQVKELSKNGELVSQIEIGHSTSSLPEGVTVMDTPGVDSTDDAHAMSTESALHIADMVFYTMDYNHVQSELNFQFTKQLMKYNPNVYLIVNQIDKHRDTELTFDDFKQSVHNSFAAWGVYPKDIFFTSLREKELPNNDFNQVKKIVMDSMNDWQEQLILTAENTLTKLQHEHEAYLEEEKQDRFTTYAEVVSEDDWQHRDDILEQFDKLTRQTELFSFDVFDKQFDENRKELLANAAIMPADVREKLREYLESQQEDFKVGGLFTAKKKTAEAKVQRQEDAYAAFNHVVQSQITGHMKALMKNALKDVGALNDERAAAIDAKEFNFPFSIIEEQVQKSAVITGDAVLNFANRVSEAVKRYFIQMTDAWKIEQQSTLEQVAIEAAAPVKLKINAMTEKVEALNQIIKIEKFQAFSNTLMKQVSNEIRAESKVHLEKWTREHEQALKDIRPFDESMLQAKEATEEIVEQQQLEKIGSGLNIDQVTARALKTAHILSDVQGFKEVANFLTKKVERLQKRDFTIALFGAFSAGKSSFSNALMGDRVLPVSPNPTTAAINKIRPVTPEHPHETADVHLKTEAQLLEDIQGSYAAIGLTVSSLQEAYDRAAEGLAVQLSDERLNVHKSFIRAYSEGFESFLPKLGTTLRVNRHDFEKYVAQENRSCFVDNIDFYFDSPLTRMGVTLVDTPGADSINARHTGVAFDYIRNADAILFITYYNHAFAKADREFLIQLGRVKDAFELDKMFFIVNAIDLASTMEEEEEVKGYVRTELQRFGIRFPRLYGVSSLLALKEKQEQKEHDSGMAPFEDAFHHFLNDELMGIAVQALQEEIEKTEDRLHDLITQTEENLKRKDERLGELAHLEQHVRGKYQTTQTSMVESESKQELDELLYYVLQRVYYRYPDFFRESYNPSTFAQMPVQQALETALKEVLQALSFDFAQELRVTNFRLAQFVDKKMKERYKDEARDLKELNPSFGFMAYETSEPEILDYTGPFNDPTPYAGVKSNFKNVKAFFEKNEKELLRDALEQLTKPDAQNYLDTEKVKLIEWANRFIAIEAEGLRQHMLEQAVEQIETERLLLQEESRLAVWKDIYAQLKA
- a CDS encoding sulfurtransferase, whose product is MQTTIFVSANKMERNGRIIDARYDLTNEQLGKQLYEEGHIEGAIFWDLNDDLSDMTRNEGRHPLPSKEQLQQLFERSGLHVNDAIYIYDQGASPFATRAWWILHYAGFQHAYIVNGGYQAMKAAGFAISEEVPTFAPTTLNLQWNDEILLKRSDIVRVVDEKANVTLLDARANVRYRGEEEPMDAVAGHIPTAKNYDWEQLREGANLVITSSLLEKVKKDEEIIVYCGSGVTATPVYSILKQAGYEQVKIYMAGYSDWVKHEPIEIGENL
- a CDS encoding MBL fold metallo-hydrolase, translating into MLLKKKTEQLTQSGVNMVNGIVTFQAIKLNVHCFEVDGVLIDTGSASLLKEFKPFFSQLDIDQTVLTHFHEDHSGGAHYVQTKLNVPIYMSDVRRQECTYKAKYPLYRKLFWGSREPFEANVIGERFSSRTANWQVIQTPGHSNDHLVFLNEQTGQLFSGDLFVTPKTKVVMRDESIPQIISSIERVLTYDFEEVFCNHAGYVKDGKRKLRMKLDYLQELSGKIKHMNDEGLSVKEITGQLFERKYPISKFSLGEWDSTHIVSSILRKG
- a CDS encoding DUF47 domain-containing protein, which translates into the protein MFNSKKPDPFFEGLLNIAKNVQQGANFAKECTISNIADLKQIQIKMKSYETAGDKLIHELIVKLNDSFMTPIEREDILALAIKLDDILDGIENTIAHFEMYAFTDLNQHMHNFLDYIAKSSDEAVKAMELLNKKDLIGMRQHAILIKDYERQCDEIFRESITELFQVEKDPIRLIIFKDLYEQLEEIADYCQNVANTIESIIMRNA
- a CDS encoding inorganic phosphate transporter — encoded protein: MDTLLIITVLVVIFALAFDFINGFHDTANAIATSVSTRALKPRVAILMAATMNFIGAMTFVGVAKAVASGIVDPFSLNAFEGDVTGSVVILAALSSAITWNLLTWYFGIPSSSSHTLIGSIAGAAVASAGFGILNYEGFIKILQALIISPILALGLGFIVMKIFKFIFQRSPLYTTTKAFRLTQIGTAALQSFTHGTNDAQKAMGIITMALIAANWQSTDEVQDWVRFACALAMGLGTSVGGYKIIKTVGGKIMKIRPVNGVAADLTSASIIFGATVIALPVSTTHVISSAIMGVGAAQRVKGVKWGMARKIVITWFITLPISAVMAGAFYFVYSMIF